The Vibrio nitrifigilis genome window below encodes:
- a CDS encoding LysR family transcriptional regulator, translated as MDIDSLRSFLAFVETGSFTRAAKQICRTQSAFSVQMRKLEEEVGSELFVRDGRNLALSEAGINLINYASDLIERHDSALADLKKYKNKQPLRLGCPEDYNDKVLPKVIESLMMAKPACSIQIFNEPSSVLRSWLDNGKLDAAIVTRHSNSEEGYWITSDQGVWIGANPDSGKYGDVLSLALFQSDCRYHAAAIDGLNKRGIPFRLIACSNTSSAQRAIVRQGLAIGAMGRLSVTDDLTILSDLPVLPAVDVVLLVGARAHPLLPRRFLTSLSELFTSEPSIA; from the coding sequence AGTTTTACTCGAGCTGCGAAGCAGATTTGCCGCACCCAATCAGCATTTAGCGTACAGATGCGCAAACTAGAAGAAGAAGTGGGCAGTGAATTATTTGTTCGTGATGGGCGTAACCTTGCTCTTAGTGAAGCTGGCATTAATCTGATCAATTACGCCAGTGATTTAATTGAACGTCATGACAGTGCGTTAGCGGACTTAAAAAAATATAAAAATAAACAGCCACTGCGTTTGGGGTGTCCAGAAGATTACAATGACAAGGTGCTACCTAAGGTTATTGAGTCTCTGATGATGGCAAAGCCTGCATGTTCTATTCAGATCTTCAATGAGCCTAGCTCAGTGCTTCGCAGTTGGCTGGATAACGGGAAACTGGATGCTGCGATAGTCACGCGTCACTCTAATAGTGAAGAAGGGTATTGGATTACCAGCGATCAAGGTGTGTGGATTGGTGCAAACCCTGATTCAGGCAAGTACGGAGACGTACTTTCGCTCGCCTTATTTCAATCGGATTGTCGTTATCACGCAGCTGCGATTGATGGACTAAACAAGCGTGGTATTCCGTTTCGTTTGATTGCCTGTAGTAATACCTCATCGGCGCAAAGAGCCATTGTTCGTCAAGGCTTAGCCATAGGTGCTATGGGGCGACTGAGTGTGACGGATGATTTAACGATTCTGTCTGACCTACCCGTATTACCTGCCGTGGATGTTGTGCTATTAGTAGGTGCGCGTGCTCATCCACTTCTACCCAGACGGTTTTTAACGTCGCTCAGCGAGTTATTTACCAGTGAGCCTTCAATCGCTTAA